The nucleotide window aAGAATTCTCGtaaacacaagaaagaaaagaagaagcgaaagaaaagcaagaaaaggtaTTAATTTACTTTTACAGTACTGGCTTTGTATTCTAATTCCCTGCTGTTTATATATAAATCCATTGGGATTTTCTATCAAATATATGGGAATATGAAAACAGAAATGGTTCATAACATGAAGTATAAGGCCATTCTGATATTCTGTAGTCCACAGATtaaattttagcatattttaattttcaacaaaaCCATTCGGTTACTTTTGTCTGAACTCATTGAACTAATGTTTTGGTTGTATAGGTTTGTATTTTAGGGCAGGAATATGAAATCAGTGTGAATTATAGGGAACCAGtgattttccttaatttctataGCAGcctcttttgctatttttgtcttcccCGCCCCCATATTAGCATAAGGGTAGAAGGCAGATAACGTCAGcctatttactttcttttctgtttttttctgaaataatctGTATATGCCCATTGCCTCTAACGCAGTTTCTTTGCTtacgtttattttattttattttttgtcttttctcttttttagggccgcacccacagcatatggaggttcccagattaggggtccaatcagagctatagctgccggcctacaccagagctcacagcaatgctggatccttaacccactgagcgaggccaggattgaacccgaatcttcatggataccagttgggttggttaatggctgagccatgatgggaactccctttgcttatatatatattttttttttgtctttttgtctttttgccatttctaggaccgctcccgcggcatatggaggttcccaggctaggggtccaatcggaactgtagccaccagcctacaccagagccacagcaacgagggatccgagccacatctgcaacctacaccacagctcactgcaaacgccggatccttaacccactgagcaagggcagggaccgaacccgaatcctcatggttcctagtccgattcgttaaccactgcgccacgatgggaactcccatgcttatattttaaagaattataaattTATCAGTGTTGCCCATGGAGTATTATATTTTGGTTCTATtttgttggaaaatattttgagagtgTGATAACAGGGACATTTGGTTGGggttttggttggttttgtttgtcaGAGGAACGAATATTTTCCCCATGTAATTGCATCTTTGATCAGTGATAGTAGACAGGGTGGTGTATATATTGTACATATTATATAGGAAAGAAATATCAACAGTTGGAAAATTGGGGTAGGTACATAGTAACCAAAtggaattttttgtgtgtgtgtttctattaAGCGCATCTAGTGAAAGTGAGGCTGAAAATCTTGAAGCACAACCCCAGTCTACTGTCCGTCCAGAGGAGATCCCTCCAATACCTGAAAACAGATTCCTGATGAGAAAAAGTCCTCCGAAAGctgatgaaaaagaaaggaaaaatagggagagggagagagaaagagagaggtatgtgaatgtgtttattttatagcGTGGCCTACAACATTCTCTACCacagaacttttctttttctcctaaaaccattttttgctttaaaatgagatttaattGGTGACCTTGTCCAAGGTTGAAATTTTTTAATAGGGTAATGTTTAGCAAAGTTCCTTTTTGCTAATCACATAGGTGAAAAGATAAATTGATTTAATTAGACACATTTTGAGTAAAagttactcttaaaaaaaataagcactgCAAGTGGCATTCCAAACAAGTGTTTTACTCTGTTAAATTTGTATATATGAAACTTTTaagcaaataagaaaatgggggaaaatgttattttccttacCTGGTTTATAATATTGTGGTAATGAAAATTGATAGCGTATTCAAGTACTTTGAAAACTTTTCTGTATAAATTCACATTACTATTAATtctttatgaattattttaataattatgtccagaaatagaaaaagtagatatatttctcttatttatgATCAGAAATATATTGTTAAAACATAAAAGTGATAAAATCTGAGCATTCCCCCTGTATTTTCACaatacagtaaaaatataaaagtaagtcTTAGTTACTTAAAACTTGAGGTAATTTTGATGGATTGGATTGAGTTTACTTTTCCTCAGTTATTAGGAAGGGATGTTTCTAAGGGAGTTAGATATtaaggagaaaatacttgaactACTTttgaatgctcttttttttttttctttttttctctttatatagccatacttgcagcacatagaagttcctgggttaggggttgaattggagcctcatctgtgatctgtgctgcatgccagatccctaacccactgagtgaggccagggattgaacctgcattctcacagagacaatgttggttccttaacccactgagccagagccAGAACTACTTGAATCACTTTCAAATATAACTTCATGGATTCTTTTGGAGGGGTGGGAGTGGCTCACaaccacagcatgcggaagttcctgggccagggatcaaatgcatgcCACGGGagccacccgagccacagcagtgacaatgccagatccttaacctgctgagccaccaggggaactcctacatgaaTATTGTTAGTGCTAATTAAATATCATAtcttccctggtagcctagtgggttaaggatttggtgttgtcactgctgtggcacaggttcagtccctggcttgggaacttccacatgccactggcatggtcaaaaaataatattaactcatgttatttgaaaataaatagttTCCCTTTTTGGTATAAAGCATGATAAACATTTTGCTAATTCAGACCATCTTGTCTTTGCTTAATTCACATTAATTATACTTCTCTATAGTTTTAGTACCAGTAAACAACTGCTTGTAGGAAAATAAGTTACTTTAGAAtaagataggtttttttttttttttttttgctatttctttgggccgcttctgcggcatatggaggttcccaggctaggggtcgaatcggagctgtagccgccggcctacgccagagccacagcaacgcgcaatccgagccgcatctgcaacctacaccacagctcacggcaacgccggatcgttaacccactgagcaaggccagggaccgatcccgcaacctcatggttcctagtcggattcattaaccactgcgccacgacgggaactccagaataagataattttaaaattgttttctcaaCAGCATGTAGTCAGAGTTCTTATGTTCCTTAGTACTATCAAGCTGGCTTCATGTTAGTAACGATCATGTAACAGTGTTCCTCAGCAGAACACAGTGATGTCTGAAGGTAGAATAGTTCTTCATCCTCACACATTACAAGCTAAAGCATTCCTGACTTGTGGCTAATAGGTACCAATAGCACCTCGCCTTTTTTCTAGTCATTGACAGTTGGAAAAAAATGCTCCTGTACTTCTCCAGATACCTACTAGGAAATGACAACATTcctgattgagaaccactgattatatgtatgattttaaatttattagttTAGGTTAGTAAAACTATATTCTCCagatttatctttataaaattatatgttttaattttccctttgctTCCTTCTAGTAACCTACCTAACTCCCAGCCTGTTTCATACCAGAGGCGACTTTTAGTTACTAGGTCTGGCAGGAAAATTAAAGGAAGAGGACCAAGGGTAGGTAATTTTTTCCCGGAAATCCTAATAGTATTGCATTTATCttaagttttttgctttttagggctgcacccacaacatatggaagttcccgggccaggggtccaatcggagctgtagcctacgccacagtcacagcaacaggggatccgagccacagctgtgacctgcaccgcagctcatggcaatgctggatccccaacccactgagcgaggccagctgtcagcctgcatcctcatagatactagttgggtttgttactgctgagccacaacagaaactccttaaatAATTTTAGAGTGTTTCCTAAGTACTGTTTTACACAAAAGTAGTTAAAATTTAGAATAGATGTGGATATTGAATGACATGTTCTCTTTTCATAGTAACTTCCTCTTTTTATAGTAACTTCTTTGTATTGGTTCTTCCACACTGAAAATCCATGGGATATTAATGGGTTTTATCTGTACATGGTGTAAAATGAGATTGAAGTCTTTCTTATGCCCCCTTGTTACTTCCTAACCACTCTTGTCTCTACTTTTGTTAAAAATTAACcttattcttggagttctctagtggctcagtgggttaaggatctagtgttgtcactgctgtggcacaggttcaatccctggcccaggaatttatgcatgccacgggtgcagcccaaaaatattaatgataaccctattctttttttttttttttttaatcattttggctgccctgaggcacatggagttcccaagccagggattggatctgagctgcaatcatgacctaagccacagttgcagcaatgctggatccctaaccccctgtgccaggctggggatcaaaccttcaacccagcatttttaaagactgtcgattgtgccacagtgggaactccataaccctattcttatatttcatattctttctctctcttcactgGATTCTTACCAGAATTTAAATATcttgtgttttaaaaacttttaacaaaTATGACCATACTTAgtatattatttctttacttcCTACTCATTTCTCAGGCATTTCAGTTTATCTTTTGCCATTCTGCTGAAAACAGTACTTGCTTTATGGTCTGCTCAATGTTAAAATCCAGTGGATCCTCTTCagtctttcttttgtctttttttttttttttttttttttttttttagggccacacccacagcatatggaggttcccaggctaggggtcaaattggagctgtagctgctggcctacaccacagccacagcaattccagattcgagttgcatctctgacctacaccgtagcccacagcaacagcagatccttaacctactgagcaaggccgggggtcgaacctgcttcctcatggatgctagtcagatatgtttcccctgagccacaacaggaactgaagTCCTTTCAGTCTTTCTCTTACTTAACCTTCCTCTTTGTACTACCCTTTCCCCTTTGCTTCCATCATACCTTCTTCCTGTCTCTGGCCAATCTATCTTAAATTTCCAATGCTAATTCATACTCCTCTACCTGATGTTCAAATATTGTAGTACCTCAGGGTTCTAAGTCTTCTCACTCTGAGTATATGCTTTTTGCACAATCTCATCATTCTTTTAGCTTCGCTATGTACCTGTATTCTGATGActgaagggttttttgtttttttgtttttgtcttttaagggcagcacccgtggcacatggaggttcccaggctaggggtcgaattggagctgtagctgccagtctgccacagccacagcagtgcgggatctgagccatgtctgcgacctacaccacagctcacagcaacaccaggttctttacccactgagcgatgccagagaTAGTGAACTCTTGTtctcgtgggtactagttgggtttgttaaccattgagtcatgatgggaactcctgataactcAGTTTTTCATCTGCTTTTCTGGCACTAAAGACTTATTCAGTGGCCATTCAGGTACCTAATAGGGACTTCAGAGTCAGCATATACTTACATGTTGAGCAAATCACTTCTTCTTCTGACCTGATGCTCCTTTTAGTGTTAGTTCCTAGACTCAGTTGACAGACACCACCACCTGGGCAGTTACTTACACCTGAAGCCCAAGAATCATTTTGTTTCTCCTGTTTCCTACCTTATATAACTTACCCACCACCAGTCCCATCAAACCTTCCAAATACTCTGAAATCTGTCTGCTTCTCCCAAGTTACACTCCCACCGTCCTTAGTTCAGttcaccattgtatattctcTGAACTGTAAATGGCTTCCTAATTATTCTCACGGAAGTTCTCAAACTTTGTTGCCTTAAGACCTCTTTACTCTTAAAAATGATTGAAGATTCAAAAGAGTTTTGGTTGATGTGGGTTTTATCTGTCAGTATTTACTCTTTTAGAAAATTAAACCCAAGAAATACTTAAAACAAGAATATGTAAGCACACATTTCATTAGCATTGAAAACAAAGATATCAAACCATGTCATGCCTCATTGATTTCCTAACTGAAAATTGGGAAAGAGGGCACACAAATATGAGGCATTTTTTCTTAACCTAGAAATATGTCCACTTTAATAAGTATTGTaatgcttttgtatttttatgttaattgttttccctctatttttttttaagcgttATCGAACTCCTTCTAGATCCAGATCAAGGGATCGTTTCAGACGTAGTGAGACTCCTCCACATTGGAGGCAAGAGATGCAGAGAGCTCAAAGAATGAGGGTATCAAGTGGTGAAAGATGGATCAAAGGGGATAagtaagatttaatttttattttaaatgtagtaacaaagtttttttttaactattgtaCATAAAGTTACTTTATATAAAGCCATTTCAGTTGTTTCTGAATATCTTAAGGACAATAGAATATCTCGTCAGTTAATGATATACCATTCTTTTCCTAACAAAGTTTCCCCAAAAACTtttttcttcgtttttttttttcttttaggagtgagttaaatgaagtaaaagaaaatcaaagaagccCAGttagagtaaaagagaaaaaaataactgatcaTAGGCATGTGTCTGAGAGTCcaaacagaaaaactgaaaaggaaaagaaagttaaagaCCATAAATCTAATAGCAAAGAGAGAGACAtcagaagaaattcagaaaaagatgataaatataaaaataaggtaAAGAAAAGGGCCAAATCGAAAAGTAGGAGTAAGAGCAAAGAGAAATCCAAAAGTAAAGAAAGGGATACAAAGCATATTAGACATGAAGAAAAGAGGATGAGGTCAAGGAGTAAAGAAAGGGATCATGagaatgttaaagaaaaagaaaaggctgattCTAAAGCAAAAGATCAGGAAAGGAGTAGAAGTAAAGAGAAGTCCAAACAGTTAGAATCCAAAAGTAATGAGCACGATCATAATAAAAGCAAGGACAAGGACAGACGTGCACAGTCTAGGAGTAGAGAACGAGATGTAACTAAAGGCAAACACAGTTACAATAGCAGAACAAGGGAACGAAGCAGAAGTAGGGACAGGAGCAGAAGAGTGAGGTCTCGAAGTCATGACCGAGATCGCAGCAGAAGCAAGGAGTatcatagatacagagagcagGAGTACAGGAGAAGAGGAAGGTCACGGAGCCGAGAGAGAAGAGCAACACCAGGACGATCAAGAAGTAAAgatagaaggaggaggaggagagattcTCGGagctcagaaagagaagaaagtcaaagcagaaacaaagaaaaatacagaaaccaagaaggtaaaagttcacacagaaaagaaaattccgAAGGTGAGAAGAGAATGTACTCTAAAAATCGTGATCATAGTAGCTCAAATAGTAACAGGGAAAAAAAGGCTGATAGAGATCCAAGTCCAttctcaaaaatgaaacaaagtagtCAGGACAATGAATTAAAGTTCTctactttgaaaaataaggagGATGAAAAGACCAGATCCTCAAtggaagaagaaaaccaaaaatcaaaggGTCAAGAAAATGACCACacacatgataaaaataaaaaatttgatcATGAATCAAGCCCTGGAACAGATGAAGACAAAAGTGGATGAGTGAGTTACATAAACTTATTTCCATTCTGTCtcaaattttaagttttagaGACTTGCTGATGAATCtcttttatgttgttttcttctcttcattgttttggggttatgtttgtctttttttttttttcaatgtggaCTTTATTGAGTTGATCTTTTGATAATCTGCAACCTGGATAATTTGTACTGCTAAAGTTTTAATAAActtgaaatgagaaaaacattttggTGTAATATTGTGTGCTGTGTGTTTAACTATTTCATGTATGCATTTTTGTGTTGCAACAATCAGCTAATAGCAAACATGCTACACCCTAATTTGTCTGATCAGCCAGTTGGAAACAAGCATAACTGATTGTTGGAATACATTGTTACAAAAGCTTGTGTTACTCATGATTAAAATAACTTTGGAAGCCACTAGATAAAAGAAATCTTGTATAGGTTtttcaattacatttataatagaCGCTTGCAGCAGCAGCTTTTAAGTACATGGAAGTGGGACCCTAATAACTTGATATTAAGTCATCACTTTGATTTTATAGTAATTtgtgctttaaaataaatatttagttatttatattGTACTTCGTATGTTCTTCTTAGTTTTACTGGTAGCTTgtttcatattaatatttttcctgcctagttttgttttatttaactgTCTATAAATatagttgagtatttttttttcagctaatgTACTGATTGGGCCGGGCTTGCTGTTATACAGCATCTGACAAGAACTATACCTTGAAAATCAGATTGTAATTTTCAATTCTATGTTGCTTTTGGTCTGAAGAGATTAAATTGTTGCTTTGGGGGAatgttttatcatcatcattacccttctctaaaatgaaaaaaatacttttctcacTAAAACATACCGCTTGTGCAGATTTTTAAGTTAGATTCTAAAAATGGTTAGTATTGACATATTAACttctgagatttctcttttttggccactgaCCTATATACAGTGTTAACTGTGCatggttgtcatttttttttttttttttacttgaactGACTTCTTTAATTCTCATAGCTGTGAATTTCAAATGGCAAGAAAATGCATCTTTATATAAAGGCTGTAGCATGTTTATCACTCGGGTTTCTTTCTACTCTGGTGGCTTTATACCATAACTTATCATTATTTTAACTTGGCTTGTATAATATTGCCACGTAGAGTAGAGGTGAAAATTGTGAAATTTGATATCTTACAGAGTTAAACACTAAAGATATCCAAAGtttatttagaattttgtgtTGCTTATTGCTATTTTAGGAATGTGTGgccttttaaatattaaacatccAGTAAACACAAAACCTGCctcatttgaaaagaaatttcagaattcCAATTAGTAGTTGCCCCCTAGCGTGTTTTGTACTTTAATATTTGTCAATGTAGTGTCTACTCTGTTACCAGGTAACTCCCTGGTAGGCCCCATAGCTACTCAGTGCTATTTCTACtgagcaaaagcagtgcttattAACATAATACTTAATAATGATTAATACACTAATGATACATTTGGCATTGTGGTAGCCATTTACATAATAGGGTAATAATTGTAagattgtttagtttttttttttttttttgtctttttagggttgcattcgcagcacatggaagttcccaggttttcgtggttgaattggagctgcagctgccagcctacaccacagccgcagcaacaagggatctgagtcatgtctgcgacctacaccacagcccacaacaacgcccgttccttaacccactgagcagtgatcaaacctaagtcctcatgaatactagtcaggttcgttacagctgagccgtgatgggaactcctgtttagaatatcttgaaacaggagttcccgtcgtgacgcagtggactaggaaccatgaggttgcgggttcgatccctgcccttgctcagtgggttaacgatccggcgttgtcgtgagctgtggtgtaggtcacagacatggcctcggatctggcattgctgtggctgtggtgtaggcaggcagttgtagctccgattagacccatagcctgggaaccaccgtatgcgcaggtgcagccctcaaaagacaaaatgaaggaaaaaaagaggatttcTAGTAACCaattatattttaagagaaaactcATGCTAAGTAAACATACTTCTATGTTTTCTGATCCCCAAGCTTTACCTACTAAGAATTATAGACAAGTAACTATAGGGGGAAAAATTAGTAGTTTCTATAAATAGTATTCTGATGTGGTTATCAAAAAAGCAATTGCATACCCAGGATTTATAGGCCTttagaaaaatctttgtttttacaataaaatagATGGTGAAGGAGTTGAGTGAGAGATGACAATCagctagattttattttaagaatatagaTAACATTTAGAAATTGATCAGACAGCGTTAACTGAACTTCATCTGATTTTGGCATCTGATTAGCACACTGATCAAACATCCTTTcttttgattacatttttaatagtT belongs to Phacochoerus africanus isolate WHEZ1 chromosome 3, ROS_Pafr_v1, whole genome shotgun sequence and includes:
- the PPIG gene encoding peptidyl-prolyl cis-trans isomerase G, whose product is MGIKVQRPRCFFDIAINNQPAGRVVFELFSDVCPKTCENFRCLCTGEKGTGKSTQKPLHYKSCLFHRVVKDFMVQGGDFSEGNGRGGESIYGGFFEDESFAVKHNKEFLLSMANRGKDTNGSQFFITTKPTPHLDGHHVVFGQVISGQEVVREIENQKTDAASKPFAEVRILSCGELIPKSKAKKEEKKRHKSSSSSSSSSSESDSSSDSQSSSDSSDSESASEEKSKKRKKKHRKNSRKHKKEKKKRKKSKKSASSESEAENLEAQPQSTVRPEEIPPIPENRFLMRKSPPKADEKERKNRERERERESNLPNSQPVSYQRRLLVTRSGRKIKGRGPRRYRTPSRSRSRDRFRRSETPPHWRQEMQRAQRMRVSSGERWIKGDKSELNEVKENQRSPVRVKEKKITDHRHVSESPNRKTEKEKKVKDHKSNSKERDIRRNSEKDDKYKNKVKKRAKSKSRSKSKEKSKSKERDTKHIRHEEKRMRSRSKERDHENVKEKEKADSKAKDQERSRSKEKSKQLESKSNEHDHNKSKDKDRRAQSRSRERDVTKGKHSYNSRTRERSRSRDRSRRVRSRSHDRDRSRSKEYHRYREQEYRRRGRSRSRERRATPGRSRSKDRRRRRRDSRSSEREESQSRNKEKYRNQEGKSSHRKENSEGEKRMYSKNRDHSSSNSNREKKADRDPSPFSKMKQSSQDNELKFSTLKNKEDEKTRSSMEEENQKSKGQENDHTHDKNKKFDHESSPGTDEDKSG